The following is a genomic window from Arthrobacter sp. NicSoilB4.
CGTCCGGCCCGTCGACGTCTCCGTCATTTGTTGTCTCCCACGATCTTGTTCAGTACAGAGGTGAAGAAGCCGAGGCCTTCGGTGCCGGAGCCGTCTTCGGGGCCGAACCCTGCCTCCACGGCGTGCTCCGGGTGCGGCATGAGGCCCACCACGTTGCCCGCGGCGTTGGAGATGCCGGCGATGTCGCGGCGCGAGCCGTTGGGGTTCCAGCCGACGTAGCGGAACACCACCCGCCCCTCCGCCTCCAGGGCGTCCAGGGTCTTCTCGTCGGCGATGTACTGGCCGTCCTGGTTCTTCAGCGGCACAGTGATTTCCTGGCCGACGGCATAGTCGCCGGTCCAGGCGGTGGTGTTGTTCTCCACGCGCAGGACCTGGTCGCGGCACATGAACTTCAGGTGGTCGTTCTTGATCATCGAACCGGGCAGCAGGTGCGATTCGGTGAGGATCTGGAAACCGTTGCAGATGCCCAGGACCGGCAGCTTGGCGTCCGAGTTGGCGGCGTCGATGATCCTGGACATCAGCGGCGCGAACCGGGAGATGGCCCCGGCGCGGAGGTAGTCGCCGTAGGAAAAACCGCCGGGAATGACGACGGCGTCGACGTCGCCGAGGGTGGTGTCTGCGTGCCAGAGGGCCACGGGCGTGGCGCCGGCCAGGCGGACCGCACGGACGGCGTCGCGGTCGTCCAGGGTGCCGGGGAAGGTAACGACGCCGATCTTCGCACCAGCGAGCTGCGGGTGGGCCGCGACGGCGATGGCCTCGCCGATCAGGGGGAGTTCAGTCATCTCAGGCCTCGACGACCTCGACGTTGACGACGTCCTCGATGACCGGGTTGGACAGCAGGGTTTCCGCGGCGTTCCGGGCCTGGGCCAGGATCTCCTCGGTCACCTCGCCGTCGACGGTGAGTTCAAAGCGCTTCCCCTGGCGGACAGCGCTAAAAGCGGTGAAGCCCAGCCGGGGGAGTGCACCCACGATGGCCTTCCCCTGCGGGTCGAGAATCTCGGGCTTGGGCATGACGTCGACAACGATCCGGGGCATCCGGCAACTCCTGTGCGTGAGCATTGGGTAAGGGCGCAGCGGAGGGTGCCGTCTCACGCCGATCCGCTGTGTGTGAGGACAGTGTGGTGAATACAGCGTGAAAGGGCGCTCCGCGAGCTTGCATGCCTATTCTACCGGCCCCAGTGCTCCCGGCCGCATTCGGCCGGGAGTGTGAACGTTGCCCGCCCGGTTGCCGGGGCGGCCGGCCGGAACGCTCCCCGCTGTCCGGCGTTGTCACGCGGGTGACCTGCGGCGACGCTATGGTCACCCCTGTGCCCCGTCAGTAGCATGTGCTTATGTCTGAGAAATCGAAATCTGTGCTGTTGCCCGTTGTTGCCGCCGCTGTGTTCGCGGGACTTGGACGGATGGTCCTGCAGAAGATCAAAGCGGACCGCAGGGCCCGGCAGAGCAATGTGGCCGGGCCGGTCGATGCGAAGACCCGCGCCTGGATCAGCGAGGTTGTCCGGACGCCCCGGCAGTAGCCGGCCCGGAGCGGCCCCGCGCCCGCGTGCGCGTGGCTCCGCGGGGCCTTCGCCACCCTCTTTCACCCCGCCGGCCGCGGGAGTTCTGTCGAAGGGTGTGACAAATTTTGATTTACCCTTTGTGTTCTATGTCATAACTGGCTCTCAGTCTGTACTGTATGAATCGGCTGGTATCCGTCGGGGCCCTGAGAGTCTCAGCTCTTTCTGTCCTGCCAGTCCCTTGACCCGGCAGCAACGTCGGGACCGTTCCTTATGAAAGGTTCAACAACACGTGAATACACCAGGAAAGAGCTTCCTTCGAAGCGGGGGACTCCGGAGGGCCGTGGCACTGACCCTGGGCTTGCCGGTGCTCTTGTCGACAGTCGCGATCTCGCCCGCCACCGCGGCCCCAGTGCAGGGTTCCGCCGTTGCGGCGGTGGCCCAGAAGAATCTGGATGCCAGCAGCTATAAGGACGGCCGTTACATCGTTGTCCTGACCGAGAAGCCGGCAGCCACGTATGACGGCGGCACGCCCGGCCTCGCGTCAACCAAGCCGGAATCGGGCAAGAAGCTCGACACCAACAGGGCCGAAGTCAAGAAGTACGAGGCGCACCTCGAAAAGAAGCAGGCCGACGTCGCGGGCACGCAGAACGTCCAGATCAATCGGCAGTTCACCGCCGTCCTCAACGGCTTCAGCGCCAACCTCACCGCGGACCAGGCCCTCAAATTGGCCAAGGACCCCAGCGTACTGACGGTTGCCCCTGACACGGAAAACGCTCCGGACTACTCCAGCACCGACTTCCTGAAGCTCAGCGGAGCCAACGGAACCTGGAACACGAAGTTCGGCGGCCAGGACGGCGCCGGCAAGGGCGTCGTCGTCGGCGTCATCGACACCGGCTACACCCCGTCCAGCGCGTTCTTCGCCGGGGAAGAGGTCAAGCCCCTCGTCGGCCAGCCTGTCGTCGGTGTGCCGTACCGGACGGCGGACGGCAAGATCGCAATGCTCAAGTCCGACGGCGACACCTTTATCGGTGAGTGCCAGAAGGGCCAGGACTTCGACGGTTCTGCCTGTAACTCCAAGGTCCTGAGCGCGCACTACTTCGCCGAGGACTTCCTGAAGTTCACGCCCCCGGGCAACCGCGCTCCGGAAGAACTGCTCTCTCCGGTCGATGTCGCCAGCCACGGCACCCACACGGCAAGCACCTCGGCGGGCAACGCCAACGTCGAGACTTTCGTCGACGGGCGCAGCTTCGGCCTGACGAGCGGCGTAGCGCCGGCCGCCAAGCTCTCCGTTTACAAGGTCTGCTGGGAAGACACCGACCCCAACACGGGCGGCTGCTACAGCTCCTCGTCCGTTGCCGCCGTCGACCGTGCCGTCAAAGACGGCGTCGACGTGCTGAACTACTCGATCTCAGGTTCCGCAACGTCCGTTATTGACCCGGTCTCGATTGCCTTCCTGAACGCTGCCTCCGCAGGCATCTTCGTCGCCGCTTCGGCCGGCAACTCCGGTCCGACGGCCAGTACTGTCAACCACGGCGGCCCCTGGGTCACCACGGTTGCGGCCAGCAGCTTCTCCCAGGAGCTTCAGGGCACGGTTGAATTCGCTGACGGCACCAAGTTCCGCGGCGCCAGCATCATGAACAAGGAAGTCAAGGACGCCGGCGTTGTGCTGGCTGTCAACGCGGCCGCGGCGACCCCGCCGTCGAACCCGGCCCTGTGCGGTCCCGGCACCCTGGACCCGGCGAAGGTCGCCGGCAAGGTCGTCGTCTGCGACCGCGGCGTTGTCGACCGCGTCGCCAAGAGCGCCGAGGTCGCCCGCGGCGGCGGCGTCGGCATGATCCTGGTGAACCTGAGCAATTCCTCGCTGGACACCGATCAGCACGCAGTCCCGACTGTCCACGTGAACCCGCCGGCCACCGAGGCCATCAAGGCCAAGGTAACTGCCACCCCGGACATCAAGGTTTCCCTGGTCAACAAGGACACCACCGGACTCCCGCTGGAGGCGCAGCCGCAGATCGCCGGCTTCTCCTCCCGAGGGCCGCTGCTGGCCACCGATTCGGACCTGCTGAAGCCTGATGTTGCGGCTCCGGGCGTTGCAGTCCTCGCCGGTGTCTCGCCGATCGGCGCTGACGGCGCAAAGTTCGGGTTTATGTCCGGTACCTCCATGGCAGCACCTCACGTCGCAGGCTTCGGCGCGCTGCTCCTGGGCAAGAACCCGAAGTGGTCCCCGGCAACGGTCAAGTCCGCCATGATGACCACAGCCGGCAACGTCGTGAACGCTGATGGCTCCAAG
Proteins encoded in this region:
- the purQ gene encoding phosphoribosylformylglycinamidine synthase subunit PurQ, yielding MTELPLIGEAIAVAAHPQLAGAKIGVVTFPGTLDDRDAVRAVRLAGATPVALWHADTTLGDVDAVVIPGGFSYGDYLRAGAISRFAPLMSRIIDAANSDAKLPVLGICNGFQILTESHLLPGSMIKNDHLKFMCRDQVLRVENNTTAWTGDYAVGQEITVPLKNQDGQYIADEKTLDALEAEGRVVFRYVGWNPNGSRRDIAGISNAAGNVVGLMPHPEHAVEAGFGPEDGSGTEGLGFFTSVLNKIVGDNK
- the purS gene encoding phosphoribosylformylglycinamidine synthase subunit PurS codes for the protein MPRIVVDVMPKPEILDPQGKAIVGALPRLGFTAFSAVRQGKRFELTVDGEVTEEILAQARNAAETLLSNPVIEDVVNVEVVEA
- a CDS encoding S8 family serine peptidase — encoded protein: MALTLGLPVLLSTVAISPATAAPVQGSAVAAVAQKNLDASSYKDGRYIVVLTEKPAATYDGGTPGLASTKPESGKKLDTNRAEVKKYEAHLEKKQADVAGTQNVQINRQFTAVLNGFSANLTADQALKLAKDPSVLTVAPDTENAPDYSSTDFLKLSGANGTWNTKFGGQDGAGKGVVVGVIDTGYTPSSAFFAGEEVKPLVGQPVVGVPYRTADGKIAMLKSDGDTFIGECQKGQDFDGSACNSKVLSAHYFAEDFLKFTPPGNRAPEELLSPVDVASHGTHTASTSAGNANVETFVDGRSFGLTSGVAPAAKLSVYKVCWEDTDPNTGGCYSSSSVAAVDRAVKDGVDVLNYSISGSATSVIDPVSIAFLNAASAGIFVAASAGNSGPTASTVNHGGPWVTTVAASSFSQELQGTVEFADGTKFRGASIMNKEVKDAGVVLAVNAAAATPPSNPALCGPGTLDPAKVAGKVVVCDRGVVDRVAKSAEVARGGGVGMILVNLSNSSLDTDQHAVPTVHVNPPATEAIKAKVTATPDIKVSLVNKDTTGLPLEAQPQIAGFSSRGPLLATDSDLLKPDVAAPGVAVLAGVSPIGADGAKFGFMSGTSMAAPHVAGFGALLLGKNPKWSPATVKSAMMTTAGNVVNADGSKNTDVHATGAGQVDPARMVDPGLVYDANEEDYWKFIQGTGINLGLPSSTLPRDMNVASFSLGNLTGKIEVTRTVTALTPGVYKVKANVPGIQVNVAPAALNFKAAGEKKTFKVTFENKNAALGKFAMGSMSWEGAGKTVTSPIAVRPQSVVAAKDVFLSTEAGTGSGDISVVSGSSSPINMTLDGLSKADSSAVELVPGPFAGRPDASTYVKKVTVKAGAPLAKFSVISSDPAADFDMWVVTPGGVEQVATSSSSETLSISNPAAGDYTIYANLYSSAGGKATKASVDAAILGANENNATITPNPLVLPNGETGKITLNWLGLKPGSYIGRITFAGASEPTFVSLVVNAAGVASVAPTSGSAAAQSKFQNQELERPNYAI